A part of Homoserinibacter sp. YIM 151385 genomic DNA contains:
- a CDS encoding extracellular solute-binding protein, translating into MRSPARRSLPLLALAATSALALSACGGGGGGTPGAANDSRGDITIWYSNNESEVAWGEQMVEAWNADHPDEQITAQEIPAGKSSEEVIGAAITAGNAPCLIYNTAPSAVGQFEKQGGLVDLSSFEDGASYIEERSGDTATQYQNAEGAYFQMPWKSNPVVIFYNKDLFEQAGLDAENPALSTYDEFLETSKTLVDAGVAPNAILPAPTSEFFQTQFDFYPLYAAESGGAQLVEDGKATFADDAGYAAADFWAQLYADGLAGQEQYQGDAFADGQAAMSIVGPWAISVYGDSVNWGAVPVPTSAGTAPEETYTFSDAKNIGLYSACDNQATAWDVLKFSTSEEQDGQLLEMTGQMPLRQDLPTVYADYFEANPAYAAFGDQASRTVEVPAGPNTVQMLQTLRDAWSKSVIFGEGDVHAALDDAAAKVDELAAQP; encoded by the coding sequence ATGAGATCCCCCGCACGACGCAGCCTCCCCCTCCTCGCGCTCGCCGCGACCTCCGCCCTCGCGCTCAGCGCGTGCGGCGGCGGTGGCGGCGGCACGCCCGGCGCCGCGAACGACAGCCGCGGCGACATCACCATCTGGTACTCGAACAACGAGTCGGAGGTCGCCTGGGGCGAGCAGATGGTGGAGGCCTGGAACGCCGACCACCCCGACGAGCAGATCACCGCACAGGAGATCCCCGCCGGCAAGAGCAGCGAGGAGGTCATCGGCGCCGCCATCACCGCCGGCAACGCGCCCTGCCTCATCTACAACACCGCCCCGAGCGCGGTCGGCCAGTTCGAGAAGCAGGGCGGCCTCGTCGACCTGTCGAGCTTCGAGGACGGCGCCTCCTACATCGAGGAGCGCTCCGGCGACACCGCCACGCAGTACCAGAACGCCGAGGGCGCCTACTTCCAGATGCCGTGGAAGTCGAACCCGGTCGTGATCTTCTACAACAAGGACCTGTTCGAGCAGGCCGGCCTCGACGCCGAGAACCCGGCCCTGTCGACCTACGACGAGTTCCTCGAGACCTCGAAGACGCTCGTGGATGCCGGGGTCGCGCCGAACGCGATCCTCCCGGCCCCGACGAGCGAGTTCTTCCAGACCCAGTTCGACTTCTACCCGCTCTACGCGGCGGAGTCGGGGGGCGCGCAGCTCGTCGAAGACGGCAAGGCCACCTTCGCGGACGACGCCGGCTACGCGGCCGCCGACTTCTGGGCCCAGCTCTACGCCGACGGCCTCGCCGGCCAGGAGCAGTACCAGGGCGACGCCTTCGCCGACGGCCAGGCGGCGATGTCGATCGTCGGCCCCTGGGCGATCTCGGTCTACGGCGACAGCGTGAACTGGGGCGCGGTCCCGGTCCCGACGAGCGCCGGCACGGCACCTGAGGAGACCTACACCTTCAGCGACGCGAAGAACATCGGCCTCTACTCGGCCTGCGACAACCAGGCGACCGCGTGGGACGTCCTGAAGTTCTCCACCAGCGAGGAGCAGGACGGCCAGCTCCTCGAGATGACCGGCCAGATGCCGCTCCGCCAGGACCTCCCGACCGTCTACGCCGACTACTTCGAGGCGAACCCCGCCTACGCGGCCTTCGGCGACCAGGCCTCCCGCACCGTCGAGGTGCCGGCCGGGCCGAACACCGTGCAGATGCTGCAGACCCTCCGCGACGCCTGGTCGAAGAGCGTGATCTTCGGCGAGGGCGACGTGCACGCCGCGCTCGACGACGCGGCGGCGAAGGTCGACGAGCTCGCGGCGCAGCCGTAG
- a CDS encoding ABC transporter transmembrane domain-containing protein — protein MPPRLAASPRRLVASTVWSSRRRILPGTLFTTGHQVCEVLVPVVAAAVVDLGIRTGEPARIALWLGILVVLFLALATFGRLGARFAVSATERTQHDVRMRLVDRILDPVGFRDGARSTGELLTVTGSDAGNLGRSALLGMWPVGQSAAVVVGAVILLGISLPLGLAVLVAGPLLLIAMDRVSRTLRRRTERAQEAVAGTATIAADAVQGHRTLRALGARGVMIGRYRASSRAALAATLSVRRAEAVFEAVARSAGGLFSVGIAIAAGAEALQGRLTPGEVIAVVGIVQVIMGPLEALAVDVGELWSVAVASARRSLEVLRAPGAHPRDGDGARTDAAGAAAPGDPALAIRSLAGEALRGLDLEVRRGELVAVLAGVEAGSELAGILAGRVQPGAGAVELGAEPLAGIPAGERHERIVVAPSRAHDAEGVLPVDLPAAALEAAALEGAGRDPIRSGGERQRLALARALASGDGVLVLRDPTTAVDPVTEARIAGRLRHAVRDRAVLLIAAAPALLAVADRVLWVRDGRIEHVGAHAELLAAHAEYRGALS, from the coding sequence GTGCCACCCCGCCTCGCGGCGAGCCCGCGCCGCCTCGTCGCCTCGACCGTCTGGTCCTCGCGCCGCCGCATCCTCCCCGGCACCCTCTTCACCACGGGGCACCAGGTGTGCGAGGTGCTCGTCCCGGTCGTCGCGGCCGCCGTCGTCGACCTCGGCATCCGCACGGGGGAGCCGGCCCGCATCGCGCTCTGGCTCGGCATCCTCGTGGTCCTCTTCCTCGCCCTCGCGACCTTCGGCCGCCTCGGCGCGCGCTTCGCGGTCTCGGCCACGGAGCGCACGCAGCACGACGTCCGCATGCGGCTCGTCGACCGCATCCTCGACCCCGTCGGATTCCGCGACGGGGCGCGTTCGACGGGCGAGCTGCTCACCGTCACCGGCTCCGACGCCGGCAACCTCGGCCGGAGCGCCCTGCTCGGGATGTGGCCCGTCGGCCAGAGCGCGGCGGTCGTCGTCGGGGCGGTCATCCTGCTCGGCATCTCGCTCCCGCTCGGCCTCGCCGTGCTCGTGGCGGGCCCGCTGCTCCTCATCGCCATGGACCGCGTCTCGCGCACGCTGCGCCGCCGCACCGAGCGCGCGCAGGAGGCCGTCGCCGGCACCGCGACGATCGCCGCCGACGCGGTGCAGGGCCACCGGACGCTCCGCGCGCTGGGCGCGCGCGGCGTCATGATCGGCCGCTACCGCGCCTCGAGCCGGGCGGCGCTCGCCGCGACGCTCTCGGTGCGCCGGGCGGAGGCCGTCTTCGAGGCCGTCGCGCGATCCGCGGGCGGGCTGTTCTCGGTCGGCATCGCGATCGCCGCCGGCGCCGAGGCGCTCCAGGGCCGGCTCACGCCGGGCGAGGTGATCGCCGTCGTCGGGATCGTGCAGGTCATCATGGGGCCGCTCGAGGCGCTCGCCGTGGATGTGGGGGAGCTCTGGTCGGTCGCGGTCGCCTCCGCCCGCCGCTCGCTCGAGGTCCTGCGGGCGCCGGGGGCGCATCCCCGCGACGGCGACGGCGCCCGCACCGACGCGGCCGGGGCCGCGGCGCCCGGCGACCCCGCCCTCGCGATCCGCTCGCTCGCAGGCGAGGCGCTCCGCGGGCTGGACCTCGAGGTGCGTCGCGGCGAGCTCGTCGCCGTCCTCGCCGGGGTCGAGGCCGGGAGCGAGCTCGCCGGCATCCTCGCGGGCCGGGTCCAGCCCGGCGCGGGCGCCGTCGAGCTCGGCGCCGAGCCGCTCGCCGGCATCCCGGCGGGGGAGCGGCACGAGCGCATCGTCGTCGCGCCGAGCCGCGCCCACGACGCCGAGGGGGTCCTGCCGGTCGACCTGCCGGCCGCCGCGCTCGAGGCGGCCGCGCTCGAGGGCGCCGGCCGCGACCCGATCCGCTCCGGCGGCGAGCGGCAACGACTCGCGCTCGCCCGCGCACTCGCGAGCGGCGACGGGGTCCTCGTGCTCCGCGATCCGACGACGGCGGTCGACCCCGTGACGGAGGCGAGGATCGCCGGGCGGCTCCGGCACGCCGTGCGCGACCGCGCCGTCCTCCTCATCGCGGCGGCGCCCGCGCTCCTCGCGGTCGCCGATCGCGTGCTCTGGGTGCGGGACGGCCGCATCGAGCACGTCGGCGCGCACGCCGAGCTCCTCGCCGCCCACGCCGAGTACCGTGGGGCCCTCTCGTGA
- a CDS encoding carbohydrate ABC transporter permease has translation MTATTAQRSSGGSARRREPLVRRILGRNPLGLLFSAPYLVFVLAIFAWPMIYSVWIAFHDFFFAAPGAQVERPFVGFENFQVAIADPAVARSFLNVGVFLLINVPLTVALSLLLATALDKVVRARTFLRVSYYVPYVTASVAVVAVWLFLFNGNGLVNQLLGPLAPDPSWLINEHLAMPTIAIFVTWKQLGFYILLYLAALQAVPRELYESASTDGAGAIRKFWSVTVPGVRPATVLVLLVSTVTGANLFTEPYLLTGGGGPNGASASPVLIMYQRGLQQGQPDVAAAIGVLLVIAVLIIAWLQNRFVGRES, from the coding sequence GTGACCGCGACCACGGCCCAGCGCTCCTCCGGCGGGTCCGCCCGCCGGAGGGAGCCGCTGGTGCGCCGCATCCTCGGGCGGAACCCGCTGGGGCTGCTGTTCAGCGCGCCGTACCTCGTCTTCGTCCTCGCGATCTTCGCGTGGCCGATGATCTACAGCGTCTGGATCGCGTTCCACGACTTCTTCTTCGCGGCGCCCGGCGCCCAGGTCGAGCGGCCGTTCGTGGGGTTCGAGAACTTCCAGGTCGCGATCGCCGACCCGGCGGTCGCGCGCTCCTTCCTCAACGTCGGCGTCTTCCTGCTCATCAACGTGCCGCTCACGGTCGCGCTCTCGCTGCTCCTCGCGACGGCGCTCGACAAGGTGGTGCGCGCGCGGACCTTCCTCCGGGTGAGCTACTACGTGCCCTACGTCACCGCGAGCGTCGCGGTGGTCGCGGTGTGGCTCTTCCTGTTCAACGGGAACGGCCTCGTCAACCAGCTCCTCGGCCCGCTCGCGCCGGACCCCTCGTGGCTCATCAACGAGCACCTCGCGATGCCGACGATCGCGATCTTCGTGACCTGGAAGCAGCTCGGCTTCTACATCCTGCTGTACCTCGCCGCCCTCCAGGCGGTGCCGAGGGAGCTCTACGAGTCGGCGTCGACGGACGGCGCGGGGGCGATCCGGAAGTTCTGGTCGGTGACCGTCCCGGGCGTGCGCCCGGCGACCGTGCTGGTGCTGCTCGTCTCGACCGTCACGGGCGCCAACCTCTTCACCGAGCCGTACCTGCTCACGGGCGGCGGCGGGCCCAACGGGGCCTCCGCATCCCCCGTCCTGATCATGTACCAGCGCGGGCTGCAGCAGGGGCAGCCGGATGTCGCGGCCGCGATCGGCGTGCTGCTCGTGATCGCGGTGCTCATCATCGCCTGGCTGCAGAACCGTTTCGTCGGGAGGGAGAGCTGA
- a CDS encoding AEC family transporter: MIGVLTGFAIIAVVIGAGYLIARIRIVPEDAGIALNRTAFFVASPALLFTILAEADLREVFSGFLLVAALTAVAAAILYVALSRILFRMPMPETVVGATASGYVNANNIGLPVAVYVVGDVQYVVPVMLFQLIVVAPVVLGLLDVSALGNASPGKILTQPLRNPIIVGSALGVLVAILGLEVPEPIMAPLEILGGAAVPLMLLAFGMSLRGQRPLAPGSRRRAIVAATVIKSVVAPAVAYLLAQFAFHLPAEQVVAATIMAALPAAQNVNNYAVRYGRGVILARDAVLLSTAAAVPVIFILAALFHLGA, from the coding sequence ATGATCGGGGTGCTGACGGGGTTCGCGATCATCGCGGTCGTGATCGGGGCGGGCTACCTGATCGCCCGGATCCGGATCGTGCCCGAGGATGCGGGCATCGCGCTCAACCGCACCGCGTTCTTCGTCGCCAGCCCCGCGCTGCTGTTCACGATCCTCGCCGAGGCCGACCTCCGCGAGGTGTTCTCAGGCTTCCTCCTCGTGGCGGCGCTCACGGCGGTCGCGGCGGCGATCCTCTACGTCGCCCTCTCCCGCATCCTGTTCCGGATGCCGATGCCGGAGACCGTCGTCGGCGCGACCGCCTCCGGCTACGTCAACGCGAACAACATCGGCCTGCCGGTCGCCGTGTACGTCGTGGGCGACGTGCAGTACGTCGTGCCCGTCATGCTGTTCCAGCTCATCGTGGTCGCGCCCGTCGTGCTCGGCCTGCTCGACGTGTCGGCGCTCGGCAACGCCTCGCCCGGCAAGATCCTCACGCAGCCGCTGCGGAACCCGATCATCGTCGGCTCGGCGCTCGGGGTGCTCGTCGCGATCCTCGGGCTCGAGGTGCCGGAGCCGATCATGGCGCCGCTCGAGATCCTCGGCGGCGCGGCGGTGCCGCTCATGCTCCTCGCTTTCGGGATGTCGCTGCGCGGCCAGCGGCCCCTCGCGCCGGGATCGCGGCGTCGCGCGATCGTGGCGGCGACGGTCATCAAGTCGGTCGTCGCGCCCGCGGTCGCGTACCTGCTCGCGCAGTTCGCGTTCCACCTGCCGGCCGAGCAGGTCGTCGCGGCGACGATCATGGCGGCGCTCCCGGCGGCGCAGAACGTCAACAACTACGCGGTCCGCTACGGCCGCGGCGTGATCCTCGCGCGGGATGCGGTGCTGCTCTCGACGGCCGCCGCGGTCCCGGTGATCTTCATCCTCGCGGCGCTGTTCCATCTCGGCGCCTGA
- a CDS encoding Lrp/AsnC family transcriptional regulator, which produces MLDDLDRRLVSLLRADARMPIAALARELQVNRATVTSRIERLVASGAIEAFTVRLANEVDRDAVRGVTMVRSEPSAGQDIVRAARGLPEVEHIHSTLGRWDLVIQLRTATMTEFDVALERIRTIPGVRDTETSLLFTSLTGR; this is translated from the coding sequence ATGCTCGACGACCTCGACCGCCGCCTCGTCTCCCTGCTCCGCGCCGACGCCCGGATGCCGATCGCCGCGCTCGCGCGCGAGCTGCAGGTCAACCGCGCGACCGTCACCTCGCGCATCGAGCGGCTGGTCGCCTCGGGGGCGATCGAGGCGTTCACCGTCCGGCTCGCGAACGAGGTGGACCGCGATGCCGTCCGCGGGGTGACGATGGTGCGGAGCGAGCCGAGCGCCGGGCAGGACATCGTGCGCGCGGCGCGCGGCCTGCCCGAGGTCGAGCACATCCACTCGACGCTCGGCCGCTGGGATCTCGTGATCCAGCTGCGCACCGCCACCATGACGGAGTTCGACGTCGCGCTCGAGCGCATCCGCACGATCCCGGGCGTCCGGGACACCGAGACGAGCCTCCTCTTCACCTCGCTCACCGGGCGCTGA
- a CDS encoding carbohydrate ABC transporter permease, translating into MSRGAGILRGVVLALGAIAFLFPFYYMVIGSLQAKPDPTLAGAFPAPSNLTLDNYANINDRIGLVQGLVNSGIFTGGVLLGTIVFGLLAGYALAQLQWRGRGFTFGLALLVQVVPFQLLMIPLYVLIARDYGLADSHLGMILPFFINSAAVIIFRQYFLQLPKELFEAARIDGASELKLLTSIAVPLVRPALITVILLTFIGPWNEFLWPFLVTKDAALQPLAVSLANYISNVAASTANPFGATLAGAVVLAAPVVVLFIVFQRYFTSTDIGSGVKG; encoded by the coding sequence ATGTCGCGCGGGGCGGGCATCCTCCGCGGTGTCGTGCTCGCGCTCGGCGCGATCGCCTTCCTCTTCCCGTTCTATTACATGGTCATCGGCTCGCTGCAGGCGAAGCCCGACCCGACGCTCGCGGGCGCGTTCCCGGCGCCGTCGAATCTCACCCTCGACAACTACGCGAACATCAACGACCGGATCGGGCTCGTCCAGGGCCTCGTGAACTCCGGGATCTTCACGGGAGGCGTGCTGCTCGGCACGATCGTGTTCGGCCTCCTCGCCGGCTACGCGCTCGCGCAGCTGCAGTGGCGCGGCCGCGGCTTCACCTTCGGCCTCGCGCTCCTCGTGCAGGTGGTGCCGTTCCAGCTGCTCATGATCCCGCTCTACGTGCTCATCGCGCGCGACTACGGGCTCGCCGACTCGCACCTCGGGATGATCCTGCCGTTCTTCATCAACTCGGCGGCGGTCATCATCTTCCGGCAGTACTTCCTGCAGCTGCCGAAGGAGCTCTTCGAGGCGGCGCGGATCGACGGCGCGAGCGAGCTGAAGCTGCTCACGAGCATCGCGGTGCCGCTCGTGCGGCCGGCGCTCATCACCGTGATCCTGCTCACCTTCATCGGCCCGTGGAACGAGTTCCTCTGGCCCTTCCTCGTGACGAAGGACGCCGCACTGCAGCCGCTCGCGGTCTCCCTCGCCAACTACATCTCGAACGTCGCCGCCTCGACGGCGAACCCGTTCGGGGCGACCCTGGCGGGCGCGGTCGTGCTCGCCGCCCCCGTCGTCGTGCTGTTCATCGTGTTCCAGCGGTACTTCACGTCGACGGACATCGGATCCGGAGTGAAAGGCTGA
- a CDS encoding arginase family protein encodes MLALTRIAGRIGDRNGRAMTASALLAEALGRRLATAPTTVGRPEPALAADWRVELDAAAPLLREVSARMREVLRRGERPVTALGRCAAAIATLPAVAQAEPDAVVVWFDAHADLNIPTSTPTGYLGGLALSAALGMWESGLGSGLSRHQAILVGARDLDPAELELTAVGGIQLVPVGDGMAERLGALVAGRPVYVHLDCDVLEPGLVPTEYRVDGGMRLEELRACAAALAAARVIGVEIAELEAEPGEDAMAAVRVVDALEPLWGALGAPDAD; translated from the coding sequence ATGCTCGCCCTCACCCGCATCGCCGGCCGGATCGGCGACCGCAACGGCCGCGCCATGACCGCCTCCGCGCTCCTCGCCGAAGCGCTGGGCCGGCGTCTCGCGACCGCGCCGACGACCGTCGGGCGCCCCGAGCCCGCGCTCGCCGCCGACTGGCGCGTCGAGCTCGACGCGGCGGCACCGCTGCTGCGTGAGGTCTCGGCGCGGATGCGGGAGGTCCTGCGGCGCGGCGAGCGCCCGGTCACGGCGCTCGGCCGGTGCGCGGCCGCGATCGCGACGCTCCCCGCCGTCGCGCAGGCGGAGCCGGATGCCGTCGTCGTCTGGTTCGACGCGCACGCCGACCTCAACATCCCGACGTCGACCCCGACCGGCTACCTCGGCGGGCTGGCGCTCTCGGCCGCGCTCGGGATGTGGGAGTCCGGCCTCGGCTCGGGGCTCTCGCGGCACCAGGCGATCCTGGTCGGCGCCCGGGATCTCGACCCGGCCGAGCTCGAGCTGACCGCCGTCGGCGGCATCCAGCTCGTCCCGGTCGGCGACGGGATGGCGGAGCGCCTCGGCGCGCTCGTCGCGGGCCGCCCAGTGTACGTGCACCTCGACTGCGACGTGCTGGAGCCGGGCCTCGTGCCCACCGAGTACCGCGTCGACGGCGGCATGCGGCTCGAGGAACTGCGCGCCTGCGCCGCGGCACTGGCCGCCGCTCGCGTCATCGGCGTCGAGATCGCCGAGCTGGAGGCGGAGCCGGGGGAGGACGCCATGGCGGCCGTCCGCGTCGTCGACGCGCTCGAGCCGCTCTGGGGCGCGCTGGGGGCGCCGGACGCGGACTGA
- a CDS encoding ATP-binding cassette domain-containing protein, with protein MSALGIATARESRRRLGLAARGRRRILPLAAALFAAAAVANLLVPMAFGRIVDAVVGGGGTPELLGAAALAVAGVVLGAVLGSLGIWAAARLIDPVLARLREDFVAAALQREGDADRELVSRATDDIEALERAGAGAIPAVAASAAAVLATIGGMLALHPLFAVAMLCAVPIHILALRVHLVRSPRIYAAERAAIARRTRIVLDAVRVRDAVLAFGLSGRTSGRIEGRSLGALRWAVRARVELGRLFFRMNLAELVAMLGVLLVGALLVPAGQATLGEAATAALLVLALFAPIGALLFFADELQSALASLRRVTALEPPRGDAGEGDAGESPAGGPAVQASAPAVRLAAASAAYPDGPQVVAPVDLEIPAGQLVAVVGASGSGKTTIARLVAGMLAPEGGVVEVHGARIAELEERQRAGLVAMLDQDVHVFAGTLRDNAALAAPEADDARIAAVLRVTGLDPADREHLPAGLDTVLGDAGLALPAADQHRLALARAALGRARVVVLDEATADAGSREAGELESAARAALAGRTVISIAHRLSQAAAADRILVVEAGRVIEDGAHAELVAADGAYARLWSAWSAGR; from the coding sequence GTGAGCGCCCTCGGGATCGCCACCGCCCGCGAGTCGCGCCGCCGCCTCGGCCTCGCCGCACGCGGCCGCCGCCGGATCCTGCCGCTCGCCGCCGCGCTCTTCGCCGCCGCGGCCGTCGCGAACCTGCTCGTGCCGATGGCCTTCGGCCGGATCGTGGATGCCGTGGTCGGCGGGGGCGGGACGCCCGAGCTGCTCGGCGCCGCCGCCCTCGCGGTGGCGGGCGTCGTGCTCGGCGCCGTGCTCGGCTCGCTCGGCATCTGGGCGGCCGCCCGCCTCATCGACCCGGTGCTCGCGCGACTCCGCGAGGACTTCGTCGCGGCCGCGCTGCAGCGCGAGGGCGACGCCGACCGCGAGCTCGTCTCGAGGGCGACCGACGACATCGAGGCGCTCGAGCGCGCCGGCGCGGGCGCGATCCCGGCGGTCGCCGCCTCCGCCGCGGCCGTGCTGGCGACGATCGGCGGCATGCTCGCGCTGCACCCGCTCTTCGCGGTCGCGATGCTGTGCGCGGTGCCGATCCACATCCTCGCCCTGCGGGTGCATCTCGTGCGCTCGCCGCGGATCTACGCGGCGGAGCGGGCCGCGATCGCCCGGCGCACGCGGATCGTGCTCGACGCGGTCCGGGTGCGGGATGCGGTGCTCGCCTTCGGGCTGAGCGGCCGGACCTCGGGCCGCATCGAGGGCCGCTCGCTGGGGGCGCTGCGCTGGGCGGTGCGGGCCCGGGTCGAGCTCGGTCGCCTGTTCTTCCGCATGAACCTCGCCGAGCTCGTCGCGATGCTCGGGGTGCTGCTCGTCGGCGCGCTCCTCGTGCCCGCGGGCCAGGCGACCCTGGGCGAGGCGGCGACGGCGGCGCTCCTCGTGCTCGCGCTCTTCGCGCCGATCGGCGCGCTCCTGTTCTTCGCCGACGAGCTGCAGTCGGCGCTCGCCTCGCTGCGGCGGGTGACGGCGCTCGAGCCGCCGCGCGGGGACGCGGGGGAGGGGGATGCGGGGGAGTCCCCGGCGGGCGGGCCGGCCGTGCAGGCGAGCGCACCCGCCGTGCGGCTCGCCGCCGCCTCCGCCGCCTATCCGGACGGCCCGCAGGTCGTCGCCCCCGTGGACCTGGAGATCCCGGCCGGCCAGCTCGTCGCCGTCGTCGGCGCCTCCGGCTCCGGCAAGACGACGATCGCCCGGCTCGTCGCGGGCATGCTCGCGCCCGAGGGCGGCGTCGTCGAGGTGCACGGCGCCCGCATCGCCGAGCTCGAGGAGCGGCAGCGCGCCGGCCTCGTCGCGATGCTCGACCAGGACGTGCACGTCTTCGCGGGCACCCTCCGCGACAACGCCGCGCTCGCGGCGCCGGAGGCCGATGACGCGCGCATCGCGGCGGTCCTCCGCGTGACGGGCCTCGACCCCGCCGACCGCGAGCACCTCCCCGCGGGCCTCGACACCGTCCTCGGCGACGCCGGGCTCGCCCTGCCGGCCGCCGACCAGCATCGGCTCGCGCTCGCGCGGGCGGCGCTCGGCCGGGCGCGCGTCGTCGTGCTCGATGAGGCGACCGCGGATGCCGGCAGCCGCGAGGCGGGCGAGCTCGAGTCCGCCGCGCGCGCGGCCCTCGCGGGGCGCACCGTCATCTCGATCGCCCACCGGCTCTCGCAGGCGGCGGCCGCCGACCGCATCCTCGTCGTGGAGGCCGGCCGCGTGATCGAGGACGGCGCGCACGCCGAGCTCGTCGCCGCGGACGGCGCCTACGCGCGCCTCTGGTCGGCCTGGAGCGCCGGCCGCTAG
- a CDS encoding LacI family DNA-binding transcriptional regulator, with amino-acid sequence MPSSRPTINDVAQRAGVSKGLVSLALNDRPGVSAASRGRILDVAAELGWTPSLRARSLSVDRSFSLGLVVARDPGVLAADPFFPAFIAGVEEELQARGLVLTLAMVPSEERELQTYRQLAGDRRVDGVFITDLRRGDPRIQLALELGLPAVTLGRPETASPHSSVAIDDGPGIRDAVEHLAGLGHRRIAHVAGPDALLHGARRRRCFEEAIAAAGLPGELVEPTDFSAAAGARATERLLAAAEPPTAIVYANDPMAIAGIGIAQSRGMRVPEQLSVTGFDGSDLGQYLYPPLTSVSTDVTTWGIAATRALLRRVDGGEPEELELEPARLIVRGSTAAPSR; translated from the coding sequence ATGCCGAGCAGCCGCCCCACCATCAACGACGTCGCCCAGCGCGCCGGCGTGAGCAAGGGCCTCGTCTCGCTCGCCCTCAACGACCGGCCCGGCGTCTCCGCCGCGAGCCGCGGCCGCATCCTCGACGTCGCCGCCGAGCTCGGCTGGACGCCGAGCCTCCGAGCCCGCTCGCTCAGCGTCGACCGCTCCTTCTCGCTGGGTCTCGTCGTCGCGCGCGACCCGGGCGTGCTCGCCGCCGACCCCTTCTTCCCGGCCTTCATCGCGGGGGTCGAGGAGGAGCTCCAGGCGCGCGGGCTCGTCCTCACCCTCGCGATGGTGCCGAGCGAGGAGCGCGAGCTGCAGACCTACCGCCAGCTCGCCGGGGACCGCCGCGTCGACGGCGTCTTCATCACCGACCTCCGCCGGGGCGACCCCCGCATCCAGCTCGCGCTCGAGCTCGGCCTCCCCGCCGTGACGCTCGGCCGGCCCGAGACCGCGAGCCCGCACAGCTCGGTCGCGATCGACGACGGCCCCGGCATCCGCGACGCCGTCGAGCATCTCGCGGGCCTCGGGCACCGCCGGATCGCCCACGTCGCGGGCCCCGACGCGCTGCTCCACGGCGCGCGCCGCCGACGCTGCTTCGAGGAGGCGATCGCGGCCGCGGGCCTCCCGGGAGAGCTCGTCGAGCCGACCGACTTCTCGGCCGCCGCCGGCGCCCGCGCCACCGAGCGGCTCCTCGCCGCAGCCGAGCCGCCCACCGCGATCGTCTACGCGAACGACCCGATGGCGATCGCCGGCATCGGGATCGCGCAGTCGCGGGGGATGCGCGTCCCCGAGCAGCTGAGCGTCACCGGCTTCGACGGCAGCGACCTCGGCCAGTACCTCTACCCGCCCCTCACCTCGGTCTCGACCGACGTCACCACCTGGGGGATCGCCGCGACGCGCGCGCTCCTCCGGCGCGTCGACGGCGGCGAGCCCGAGGAGCTCGAGCTCGAGCCCGCCCGCCTCATCGTCCGCGGCTCGACCGCCGCCCCATCCCGCTGA